A portion of the Calothrix sp. 336/3 genome contains these proteins:
- the psbZ gene encoding photosystem II reaction center protein PsbZ yields MTILFQIALLALVAVSFVMVIGVPVAYATPQNWVESKKLLWIGSGVWAVLVVLVGLLNFFVV; encoded by the coding sequence ATGACTATCCTATTCCAAATTGCTTTGTTAGCTCTGGTTGCAGTGTCTTTTGTGATGGTGATTGGTGTTCCTGTAGCTTACGCGACTCCCCAAAATTGGGTTGAATCTAAAAAGCTACTATGGATTGGTTCTGGAGTTTGGGCTGTTTTAGTTGTACTAGTCGGTTTATTAAACTTTTTCGTAGTTTAA
- the ribH gene encoding 6,7-dimethyl-8-ribityllumazine synthase — MAVFEGTFTQTEPLRFAVVIGRFNDLVTTKLLEGCQDCLKRHGVDVNPHGSQVDYVWVPGSFEVPVVARQLALSQRYDAVICLGAVIRGQTPHFDYVSSEVAKGVAAASFQTGVPVVFGILTTDTMQQALERAGIKSNLGWEYAMSALEMGSLMRQLRSSLPPSHPSDFQPLPVSLKSANAE; from the coding sequence ATGGCAGTTTTCGAGGGAACGTTTACACAGACTGAACCTTTGAGGTTTGCAGTAGTTATTGGTAGATTTAATGACCTAGTCACCACTAAACTACTAGAAGGATGTCAAGATTGCTTAAAACGTCACGGTGTGGATGTTAATCCCCACGGTTCCCAAGTCGATTATGTCTGGGTTCCAGGCAGCTTTGAAGTACCTGTAGTCGCCCGTCAATTGGCTTTATCCCAGCGTTACGATGCAGTGATTTGCTTAGGCGCAGTCATCCGAGGGCAAACTCCTCACTTTGATTATGTCTCATCGGAAGTCGCCAAGGGCGTAGCTGCGGCATCCTTCCAAACTGGTGTACCGGTGGTTTTCGGCATTCTCACCACAGATACCATGCAACAAGCCCTAGAAAGAGCCGGAATCAAAAGCAATCTCGGTTGGGAATACGCCATGAGCGCTCTGGAAATGGGTAGCCTGATGCGGCAATTACGCTCCAGTTTACCCCCATCCCACCCCAGCGACTTCCAACCTCTACCAGTTTCACTGAAGAGCGCTAACGCTGAGTAG